AAAGTCATCACTCTCTTTCCCAAGTTTTCTGGGAGAATGTTTTAAAACATAAAAATCAAATGAACAACAAATTACATTCCATTGTACAGAATCATCTTCCATTTATTATCTTTCGTTCTTTTCACAAATGTTCCAAGGAGCATTACGTCTAACAAATTTACAAgcacatgaaaataaaaaaaaattacaagcaCGTGAAAATCAATACTTTCTTGTATTTGTACAGAACATTAGCAAACATGACATAAAAAGAATGAAAAGGGAAATTTCAGATCgtacaaaaaaaatttggaagGGAACAGATCTCATGTAGACTGAATAAAAAatcaaaggaaaggaaaattgcATTGCAATCTCGTTATTAAAGCTCGACATAGAGGAAAATGGTAGAAAAATGCATGCACAAGTTTCCAATCTCAGGAAAAAATCACAGAACATGCTGATGAGATGCATCTCGCTGTGTTACTTGCCATTGCATGATTCGAGCTGCTCCTCCTTGCGCGTGCCTTCCCTGCCGATGCCGAGCCATGTGCCACCATGGGAGACATGGAGGAGCTTGCCGCCGCTGACGAGGAAGGTCGGGGATGGCTGCCTTCGCAGCAGATCCAAGGGTGGAtgagagaaaggaggaagaagtacGTCACCCGGTCATGGAGGACCCGGGTCTGGCGGCTCCGTAGATCCAGCGGCGCCCGCCGCTTCAGCCGGTGTCGAGACCCACGCGGAGGAGATCGCTCTCCCCGGATCCGGGGTCACCTTCTCACCGGTGCCCATCGCAGGCAGGTCGCGGGACCTCGAGCTCCACCATGAAGCTCATCTCCACCAGATCTGGCAGAGGACGACGGTGTGCGGGCTTCAACTCCACGGATCCAACAGCCTCATGACCCTCATCCATGGTGGGACCGGGGAAGGCCGGCCTCTCCTTCACCGGAGGAGAGAGAGTGGCCATGGGTGGGTGGAGAGAAACGGAAATAAGGTGTCGGTTGGGGAATTGAGCCGGCCATTAGGGAAACGGGAGTCATTAGGGAAATAATGATATGTTTCCTAATCTTCCATCTCTCTCTTTAACTTTCTCCGTCGATCTTCGATCTAACGGCAGCGGCACACCACCTCCCGGGTACGCACCCGCAGAGGTGATTTTCGGGAAGTAAAGCTCGCCGCCAAACCGTGCCAGTCGAGTCGTTTTGCCGAGCAGGAGTTGCAGCGAGTCGGGGAAATAAATGATCGCCAAGAACACTGAAAGGATTGAAGCAAGCCCAGCCGATGTGTGAAGAACTCAAGACTTGTGTTGCTTGGGATGGATGGCCCGTCAAGGTACCGCCGTGCAGGGGCATTGCGCTGAGGCCCATAAACGCATCACCCACGCCTAGCCCATGGGAGATTAGCGGCCCGTTCCCACCGACCCATCACAATTAACGCGTAACGGACTCTCTCCTGgggtgtgtgtatatatatatcgtcttttttaaaaaaattatggtaCGATCGATCTATGGTAAATTACGACGTATAAGAGTGAACATATCAATTCTAGTAAGTCGACTACATTGTTATCTGAAATCATTCAGGctccgtttggatcattggaattgaattccatcctaataatcataatttagacacaaattaattaagctaatataattgtatgtggaatatagttgtatattatagttggtgatatgggagagatacttatatgctacacttctactatagagaagcgagtccaagagcgtgctataagaattgaattccattctaataaccataatctatagaatcaatttccatctcccaccccatgaatttaagataggcttatatctaaactttgaaaagttgtggaatgccacattccaacataaattagcctactccattaaatagattccaattccttcaaaatgaagggacccaAACGGAGCCTCAAGTTATTGTAATGCGTTGGATGAGTTGATCTATGTCCGACCATAAAGTATACCCTCCCTATATattatacatacatacatactccctccgtcccaaattataggtcgttttgactttattagattcatagactttattatgcacttagatatactctatgtctagatgcataataatatctatgtatctagaaaagtcaaaacgacctataatttggaacggagggagtacttctcttctttcttctcggTTAGCTCCATGACTCCGACACAGCTCGAAAGCACAGCACACCCCATAAACGCAGGAACAGCGGCGTCAGGTTGGCCGGTTCGGTGCGTAGCGGCCCCGCGGAACCCAAATTAGGTGAACCGTCCAGATCACGAATTTCCGTATCATCATGTCATCGTCGTGCGTTAAGAGACGGAGGACCAGATCCTTGCATTGCGAACCAACAGATCGCTCGGTTCGGAAGATGCTTTGGGAGGTCCCTCTCCCTcctgtgcgtgtgtgtgtgttttcccCTGGAAACATGGAGGCATGGAGCCACGGTTTTGGACCAGGCCATGGCTTTGCAAGGTTGGCGGTTTGCTCATTTCCTAGGAACGTTTGTATCGATGACACGTGGGGCCGGCCAGACATGTCAGTGATAGGACGCCGTAGTGACGTACCTACACGTCAGGGGATCCCGTTCCGTAAAGATGTGGGCCGTTGTCAACGACATATGACGCGAGACCATTACATCTGCAGACTACTTTTCACCGCGACAATGGATGGGTGCCAAAGGAATACTAGCGAATAGTCCACTGTAGGAGAACCACTGCACCAGTAAACTACGCAACTCGAGACTGTGTTACCGATCGATCGACCAGTCGTTTAGGTTCAACGGAGACGTGACGGGGGGCAACGCACGGGGACGTGCTGGATGGAGAAAGAGACGGGGGGCACCACCCACCAGTCGATACGCGCATAGACGTGACGCCGCCGAAATATCGCCGTCGGCGGTGCGATGAGAGGGTTGGGCCGTCGGACGTGTGTGAATCCAGGACTGAATTGCATCGGGGATAGATATACATtcacgtcgacggcgacgtggATGCTGCCGCCCGCGGGCGGATGGCCGTCCCTCTCCATCACCTCCAAGACGCAATCATGTCGCGCCACCAACTTGTTACACCGAATTATCGTCGTCGCTTAACTGTTGTACTGCAACAACAacctaaaaagaaagaaagaaagaaagaaagaaagaaagaaagaaagaaagaaagaaagaaagagaaaacttCATCCACCAACAGCGGGTTCATCGCAGTCGCCTTGCACAAATAAACGCATGTTTCGGCCCTATTTGGAGCACGGGGTTGGACCTAGTATTTCCTTTCAAATTCACGTGGAGATCCTGCCAAATTCCTGCTGCTTGGTGCTCCGGAAAGCGGAGAGGACTCTTGGGACGATCTCGCTCGAAGCGCAGCCGGCCAGGCCGACCATGGCATCTGCGGCCATCATGTGCAACCCCAACAAACAGACCGGAAATCATCGGttcaccccctccccccccccccccccccccccccccccccccccccccccagttcCCAACAAAACCCAAGGCTTCACATGGGCATGCGGCGCGCCCATATGCCCACCTCAATTCTTTATGCACGCAACGCGACCCAGCGACACCCCCTCTTCGCCGGCAAAGGCACACGACATCTCACCGGCTCTCACACATACACACACCCACATGGAAGCAATCAAGATGGTTCAAAGGCTCATCAAGGAGGACCAGCGCCGgagcacaaaaagaaaaaaggttgCACCAAGCCAAGAACATCACAATCCCAGATCTCAATAGCTGCTGAGTACTACCAGTCGTAAGATCTGAACGTGCCTCGAAGCATGGATCTGGATCAAGATTCAAGGAACcgaccaaaaaaaagaaaagaggaactACTAACCTGACTGACCGAAACGGTGTAGTATGTCGAGTAGCAAGCTCATATGACTGACTAGGAGTATAAACATATGCACTCACATCGATGGCTCAAACTTTACAGTGGGAAAGAAACAGCTGCACCACACCGGCATGCCGTCACTTCTTCCTGGGCTTGGACCGGCGGCGTGCtgtgccggcgccggagccggagccggagctgcCGCCGAAGATGGAGCAGAGGATGCAGCCGGACACCCGCGGCGAGGGCGGGTCGACGTCCGGGGCCACGTCCTTGGTCCGGAACACCTGCTGGTTGCTGCGCGCGTCCTCCTTATGCCCCTTCTTCTGATCCTTCGCCTTCGCCTTCGCCTTCTTGTTGTCACCGTTGCCACCGGCACCGCCACGGCGTAGCATGCCGATGCTCCCCACGCTCCGGGAGTGCCGGAGCTCCGGCTGGGGCTCCTCCgcggcgccatcgccggccttcgcctcggcgtcggcctcggcctcggtcAGGAAACGCTCGTCCCAGACCAGGCCCGAGGAGCCGGACCTTCTGAACGTCGTCGCCGACCTTTGCAACCCAGCCATGAACGGACACCTATCCCACTttcctcctctgcgagaggaacCAGC
Above is a genomic segment from Setaria viridis chromosome 4, Setaria_viridis_v4.0, whole genome shotgun sequence containing:
- the LOC117851503 gene encoding uncharacterized protein At1g15400, giving the protein MAGLQRSATTFRRSGSSGLVWDERFLTEAEADAEAKAGDGAAEEPQPELRHSRSVGSIGMLRRGGAGGNGDNKKAKAKAKDQKKGHKEDARSNQQVFRTKDVAPDVDPPSPRVSGCILCSIFGGSSGSGSGAGTARRRSKPRKK